In Antechinus flavipes isolate AdamAnt ecotype Samford, QLD, Australia chromosome 3, AdamAnt_v2, whole genome shotgun sequence, a genomic segment contains:
- the LOC127557326 gene encoding uncharacterized protein LOC127557326 has translation MTKISEVVQGAQESPGAFLERLYEAYRTYSTIDPEAPENYRSVNIAFVSQSAPDIRRKLQKQEGFEGMNISQLVEIALKVFNTRDAPATEAGKECAKAVVAVMREANKFPRSTSQRPRGRQPLGSDQCAYYPGEPRVCLEIGGQPVEFLVDTGATYSALTKPLGLLSSKSTPIQGATGKIVSYPWTTERTVHLGHGTVTHSFLVMPDCPYPLLGRDLLRKLQATISFSEDQASLTLNPPSPERLLITLPLQFEHILVASPASPSPAPSPLLTQLQTDFPQVWAENNPPGLAAHHAPVVVQLLATASPISVKQYPMSREALLGISVHINRLREAGILIACQSPWNTPLLPVRKPGSSDFRPVQDLREVNRRVETIHPTVPNPYTLLSLLPPTHTVYTVLDLKDAFFSIPLAPVSQPLFAFQWIDPQGESSGQLTWTRLPQGFKNSPTLFGEALHLDLQPFRKEHSYCSLIQYVDDLLLAAPDESLCLQATRALLHLLQSLGYRVSAKKAQLCLHEVSYLGYVLKSGHRSLSSERIQAILSIPVPTIKDVSQLIRSYIYRCNTCARVNMKRIIEARVGIRLKGQIPGERWEVDYTEVQPSTAGYKYLLVFVDTFSGWTEAFPTRNETALTVVKKILNELMPRFGLPVAIGSDNGPAFVAKISQGISKALGIDWKLHCAYRPQSSGQVERMNRTLKEFLSKLVLETQNSWVSLLPLALLRSRCTPNKLGLTPFEIVFGRPPPILPLVREDLMAEISNSSLIKFLQALQKTQKDISHLVREALPVPHTDPVHTFQPGDAVLIKKFSTSGLEPRWKGPYTVILTTPTAVKVESIPAWIHHSRVKPAVTTEWKAEIGEDPLKLRLIRSSGP, from the exons ATGACTAAGATTTCTGAGGTTGTTCAGGGTGCACAGGAATCTCCTGGAGCATTTCTGGAGCGCTTATATGAGGCCTACCGTACCTATAGCACTATTGACCCAGAAGCTCCCGAGAACTATAGATCTGTGAATATTGCATTTGTTAGTCAGTCTGCCCCAGATATACGTAGGAAATTACAAAAGCAAGAAGGGTTCGAGGGTATGAATATATCTCAACTAGTCGAGATAGCTCTGAAGGTCTTTAATACCCGAGACGCACCAGCTACGGAAGCAGGTAAAGAATGCGCTAAGGCAGTAGTGGCGGTCATGAGAGAAGCAAACAAATTCCCTAGGAGTACTTCCCAGCGCCCTCGTGGGCGGCAGCCGTTAGGCTCAGACCAGTGTGCCTATT acCCCGGAGAACCTAGGGTATGCTTAGAAATTGGGGGTCAGCCTGTTGAATTTTTGGTAGATACTGGAGCTACCTACTCTGCTTTAACAAAACCTTTGGGCCTATTATCTTCAAAATCTACCCCTATACAAGGTGCTACTGGTAAAATTGTTTCTTATCCCTGGACTACTGAACGCACAGTCCATCTAGGGCATGGCACAGTCACTCATTCGTTTCTGGTCATGCCAGACTGTCCTTATCCTCTTCTGGGTAGGGACTTGCTTCGAAAGCTTCAGGcaactatttccttctctgaagatcAGGCTTCTCTAACCTTAAATCCTCCAAGTCCTGAGCGTCTTCTTATTACCCTACCTCTCCAATTTGAACATATCTTAGTGGCTTCCCCTGCGTCGCCCTCTcctgctccctccccccttcttacTCAGCTGCAAACCGATTTTCCTCAGGTGTGGGCAGAAAATAACCCTCCGGGTCTGGCTGCTCATCATGCACCGGTGGTTGTGCAGCTTCTAGCCACTGCCTCTCCTATTTCTGTCAAGCAGTACCCTATGTCAAGAGAAGCCCTTCTAGGTATCTCTGTTCACATTAATCGATTAAGGGAAGCTGGTATCTTAATAGCCTGTCAGTCTCCATGGAACACGCCTTTATTAccagtcagaaaacctggatcgTCGGACTTTCGTCCTGTTCAGGATCTTAGGGAAGTTAACAGAAGGGTTGAAACTATCCACCCAACTGTTCCAAATCCCTATACCCTACTCAGCTTGTTACCTCCTACTCATACTGTATATACTGTTTTAGATCTAAAGGATGCTTTCTTTTCTATACCCCTTGCGCCAGTCAGTCAGCCTCTCTTTGCTTTTCAGTGGATAGACCCCCAAGGGGAATCTTCGGGGCAGCTTACCTGGACTAGGCTGCCACAGGGTTTTAAGAACTCTCCTACTTTGTTTGGAGAAGCTCTCCATCTGGACCTCCAACCGTTTCGTAAGGAGCATTCTTATTGCTCTCTGATCCAGTATGTAGATGATCTTCTCCTTGCAGCCCCTGATGAATCTCTCTGCTTGCAGGCAACTCGTGCCCTTTTGCATCTCCTTCAATCCCTAGGCTACAGAGTTTCTGCTAAGAAGGCTCAGCTTTGCCTCCATGAAGTGTCTTATCTGGGCTATGTTCTCAAATCTGGCCACCGTTCCCTGTCTTCTGAACGTATACAGGCTATCTTATCCATTCCGGTCCCCACTATAAAGGATGTTAGCCAATTGATCAGAAGTTATATTTATAGATGCAACACTTGCGCTAgagtaaatatgaaaagaattataGAGGCACGTGTGGGAATTAGGTTGAAAGGACAAATTCCTGGAGAAAGGTGGGAGGTAGATTATACTGAGGTACAGCCGTCAACAGCTGGGTACAAATATCTGTTAGTATTTGTAGATACTTTCTCAGGGTGGACAGAAGCCTTTCCCACCCGAAATGAAACAGCTCTCACAGTGGTTAAAAAGATACTAAATGAGTTAATGCCCCGCTTTGGTCTTCCAGTAGCCATAGGATCTGATAATGGGCCTGCTTTTGTTGCCAAAATATCACAAGGCATCAGCAAAGCCCTAGGCATTGATTGGAAACTCCACTGCGCATATAGGCCGCAGAGCTCTGGGCAAGTGGAAAGGATGAATAGAACACTTAAGGAGTTCCTTTCAAAGCTTGTCCTAGAGACCCAGAACTCCTGGGTCTCGCTCCTGCCACTAGCATTACTGAGGAGTAGATGCACTCCTAACAAATTAGGGTTAACTCCCTTTGAAATTGTGTTCGGGAGACCCCCTCCAATTCTGCCCTTGGTCAGGGAAGACTTGATGGCTGAAATTTCTAACTCTTCCCTTATCAAGTTTTTGCAGGCCTTGCAGAAAACTCAGAAAGACATCTCCCACCTTGTCCGTGAGGCCCTTCCTGTTCCTCATACTGACCCCGTACATACATTCCAGCCTGGAGATGCAGTACTGATAAAGAAATTTTCCACCTCCGGTCTGGAGCCCAGGTGGAAAGGACCGTACACTGTGATCCTCACCACGCCCACTGCTGTAAAAGTTGAATCAATCCCTGCCTGGATTCACCACAGCCGAGTGAAACCAGCTGTCACCACTGAATGGAAAGCAGAAATCGGTGAAGATCCCCTGAAACTGAGACTGATTCGTTCCTCTGGTCCTTGA